A window of the Argopecten irradians isolate NY unplaced genomic scaffold, Ai_NY scaffold_0289, whole genome shotgun sequence genome harbors these coding sequences:
- the LOC138312358 gene encoding heavy metal-binding protein HIP-like: protein MVGDGSTDPVLLQVQRILLKHEAQIEALQKENIRLAEKSSTLEGEVIFLREKTVSLEEKIVILEDKIISLEHDQLKQEKPTLDKEEITRPCPEESGIDESRITRQPKGGDKKISKRVDPTTDSLIAFHAILTHTITDPGTDHIVQFDKTVTNIGSHYKSQTGEFICPEVGVYKFSWMIYTNGNQYIDTALVRNGDVIGASVSGDTTWDTSGSASAITMLVPGDSVWVRVTGHNSGSDIYPTRTMFNGFRLH from the exons ATGGTTGGAGATGGGTCCACTGATCCAGTGTTGCTTCAGGTCCAACGTATCCTACTAAAACACGAGGCTCAAATAG AGGCCCTCCAAAAGGAAAACATCCGACTTGCAGAGAAATCTTCTACTCTCGAAGGGGAAGTTATATTTCTTCGAGAGAAAACTGTTTCACTTGAAGAGAAAATTGTAATTCTCGAAGACAAAATCATTTCACTGGAACATGATCAACTGAAACAGGAAAAGCCTACTCTTGACAAGGAGGAAATCACTAGACCGTGTCCAGAAGAATCAGGGATTGATGAATCCCGAATAACGAGACAACCTAAAG gTGGTGACAAGAAAATAAGCAAACGTGTCG ACCCTACCACTGACAGTTTAATTGCTTTCCACGCCATTCTCACACACACCATAACAGATCCAGGTACCGACCATATTGTTCAGTTTGACAAAACGGTTACAAATATCGGTTCCCACTACAAATCTCAAACCGGAGAATTCATTTGTCCAGAGGTTGGTGTTTACAAATTTTCTTGGATGATTTACACGAATGGTAATCAGTACATAGATACAGCATTGGTTCGTAACGGCGATGTCATCGGAGCAAGCGTCAGTGGAGACACAACATGGGATACATCAGGCTCGGCCTCAGCAATAACAATGCTGGTTCCTGGTGACTCAGTTTGGGTACGAGTAACAGGACACAATAGTGGATCAGATATCTACCCGACCCGTACAATGTTTAACGGATTTCGTCTGCACTAA